From Bordetella flabilis, the proteins below share one genomic window:
- a CDS encoding TrkH family potassium uptake protein: MSRLAGILNLLGLTMALFATTMALPVGLAIYTGDAALAAFVDAMLLSFAAGGVLWLVTRRHRAELRPRDGFLLVSMVWTVLPLLAAIPLYIYFDRAGTPLSFTDGYFEAMSGLTTTGATVLTGLDKLPPSINLWRATLVWLGGMGILVLAVAILPLLGVGGHQIFRAETPGPIKDEKLTPRIASTAKALYAIYFGLSLLCLLAYRLAGLPWFEAWCHMATTMGLGGFSTWDDGFAHFDSVAVEIVAIVFMLIAGINFATHFSVVQTRSLRPYRTCTQTIPYLALTIGAALVVSLFLYVDGVYGTVAEALRYGIFNTVSVVTTTGYANADYTQWPIFAPLVMLLLSGVATSAGSTGGGIKMIRAILLLKQARTELVVMLHPQAVSPVRLQGRVVDGRVMASVLAFMLMYGMSIAVLTILMLVSGLDPVTAFSAVVASVNNTGPGLGAIGPMGSFAVLSDFQTWLCTFGMLIGRLELFTVLILFTPAFWRK, translated from the coding sequence ATGAGTCGGCTTGCTGGCATCCTGAACCTGCTTGGACTGACGATGGCGTTGTTTGCGACGACCATGGCCTTGCCGGTCGGCCTGGCGATCTATACGGGCGACGCGGCGCTGGCGGCCTTCGTGGACGCCATGCTGCTGTCATTCGCGGCCGGCGGCGTGCTGTGGCTGGTGACGCGCCGGCATCGGGCCGAGCTGCGGCCCCGCGACGGGTTTCTGCTGGTGTCGATGGTGTGGACGGTTCTGCCCTTGCTGGCGGCGATTCCGCTGTACATCTATTTCGACCGTGCCGGCACGCCGCTCTCCTTCACCGACGGGTATTTCGAGGCGATGTCCGGGCTGACCACCACGGGCGCGACCGTGCTGACCGGCCTGGACAAGCTGCCACCGTCGATCAACCTGTGGCGCGCGACGCTGGTATGGCTGGGGGGCATGGGCATCCTGGTGCTCGCCGTGGCGATTCTGCCGCTGCTGGGCGTCGGCGGACATCAGATCTTCCGGGCTGAAACGCCGGGGCCCATCAAGGACGAAAAACTGACGCCGCGCATCGCCAGCACCGCCAAGGCCCTATACGCCATCTATTTCGGCCTGTCCCTGCTGTGCCTGCTGGCCTACCGCCTGGCCGGCCTACCGTGGTTCGAGGCCTGGTGCCACATGGCCACCACCATGGGACTGGGGGGATTTTCCACCTGGGACGACGGCTTCGCTCACTTCGATTCGGTGGCGGTGGAAATCGTGGCGATCGTATTCATGCTGATCGCCGGCATCAATTTCGCCACGCATTTCAGCGTTGTGCAGACCCGCAGCCTGCGTCCCTACCGCACTTGTACGCAAACGATTCCCTATCTGGCGCTCACCATCGGCGCGGCCCTCGTCGTTTCCCTTTTCCTCTATGTCGATGGCGTTTACGGCACCGTGGCCGAGGCGCTGCGCTACGGCATCTTCAATACTGTCTCGGTGGTTACCACGACCGGCTATGCCAATGCCGATTACACGCAGTGGCCGATCTTCGCTCCGCTGGTGATGCTGCTGCTGTCGGGGGTGGCGACCTCGGCCGGTTCCACGGGGGGCGGTATCAAGATGATCCGGGCGATCCTGCTGCTCAAGCAGGCGCGCACCGAGCTGGTCGTCATGCTTCATCCCCAGGCCGTGAGCCCTGTGCGGCTGCAAGGCCGCGTCGTCGATGGCCGCGTCATGGCTTCGGTGCTGGCCTTCATGTTGATGTACGGCATGTCCATCGCTGTCCTCACCATTCTGATGCTGGTGTCCGGCCTGGACCCCGTTACGGCCTTCAGCGCTGTCGTGGCCAGCGTGAACAACACCGGCCCGGGGCTGGGCGCCATCGGTCCCATGGGAAGTTTCGCAGTGCTGAGCGATTTCCAGACGTGGTTGTGTACCTTTGGCATGCTGATTGGCAGGTTGGAACTTTTTACTGTGCTCATATTGTTTACGCCTGCCTTCTGGCGCAAATGA
- the trkA gene encoding Trk system potassium transporter TrkA has translation MKILILGAGRVGTSVAENLVSEHNDITVIDTDARNLRDLQERYDLRGVHGDGAQVSVLRDAGAEDTDLFIACAASDAVNLVACRIARLIFNVPRRIARIRSSDVLDHPELMSDEGFCIDALISPERSVTTYLHSLIEFPEALQVVEFAGGRVSVVAARVGRGSAMCNRTLETLAELWPDVSARIIDIVRDGRPLQAGRGAVVLPGDEVVVVADARHARRAIRQLREAEKTARRIMIAGGGNIGLRLAGQLAEEGYSVRIVERDAVRCKYLAEKLPHSVLILHGNATDEALLERENIEDMDTWLALTSDDEDNIMSSLLAKRLGARKVIALINRQAYGELMQGSHIDVAVSPSQATMGELLRHVRRGDVVAVHRLRQGVAEALEAVAHGDRHTSKVVGRQVCELRLPKGATIGALVRGDEIIIPAPDTVIQADDHVIVFVPGRQQMARVEKLFQVSASFF, from the coding sequence ATGAAGATCCTGATTCTCGGTGCGGGGCGGGTAGGTACCAGCGTGGCCGAGAACCTGGTCTCCGAGCACAACGACATCACCGTCATCGATACCGATGCACGCAATCTGCGCGACCTGCAGGAGCGCTACGACTTGCGCGGCGTGCATGGCGACGGTGCGCAAGTCTCCGTGTTGCGCGACGCCGGCGCCGAGGACACCGACCTGTTCATCGCCTGCGCCGCCTCGGATGCCGTGAATCTGGTTGCCTGCCGCATCGCACGCCTGATTTTCAACGTGCCGCGCCGAATCGCGCGCATACGCTCATCGGACGTGCTGGATCACCCTGAGCTGATGAGCGACGAAGGCTTCTGCATCGATGCCTTGATCAGCCCGGAACGCAGCGTCACGACCTACTTGCACAGCCTGATCGAGTTCCCCGAGGCCTTGCAGGTGGTGGAGTTCGCCGGAGGCCGCGTGAGCGTGGTGGCCGCCCGCGTCGGGCGCGGCAGCGCCATGTGCAACCGCACGCTGGAGACGCTGGCGGAACTCTGGCCCGACGTATCGGCCCGCATCATCGACATCGTGCGCGACGGCCGGCCCCTGCAGGCGGGCCGCGGCGCCGTGGTGCTGCCGGGCGACGAAGTGGTCGTCGTCGCCGACGCCCGCCATGCGCGGCGCGCCATACGGCAACTGCGCGAGGCGGAGAAGACCGCGCGCCGCATCATGATCGCGGGCGGCGGCAATATCGGCTTGCGGCTGGCGGGGCAACTGGCCGAAGAGGGCTACAGCGTGCGCATCGTCGAGCGCGATGCCGTGCGATGCAAGTACCTGGCCGAGAAGCTGCCGCACAGCGTGCTGATCCTGCATGGCAACGCCACCGACGAAGCCTTGCTGGAGCGCGAGAATATCGAGGATATGGACACCTGGTTGGCACTGACCAGTGACGACGAGGACAACATCATGTCCTCGCTGCTGGCCAAGCGGCTGGGGGCCCGCAAGGTGATTGCCCTGATCAATCGCCAGGCATACGGGGAATTGATGCAGGGCAGCCATATCGATGTCGCCGTCTCGCCGTCGCAGGCCACCATGGGGGAATTGCTGCGGCATGTACGGCGCGGCGACGTCGTCGCCGTGCATCGCCTGCGGCAGGGCGTGGCCGAAGCGCTGGAAGCCGTGGCCCACGGCGACCGCCACACGTCCAAGGTCGTGGGCCGGCAAGTGTGCGAGCTGCGCCTGCCCAAGGGCGCGACCATCGGCGCGCTGGTACGCGGCGACGAGATCATCATTCCCGCGCCCGATACCGTCATCCAGGCGGACGACCATGTCATCGTGTTCGTGCCGGGCCGGCAGCAGATGGCCCGGGTGGAAAAGCTGTTCCAGGTTTCCGCGTCCTTCTTCTGA
- a CDS encoding response regulator — MARILVVDDEVGIRELLSEILYDEGHTVELAENAAQARAARLRSRPDLVLLDIWMPDTDGVSLLKEWGSQGLLDMPVIMMSGHATIDTAVEATRIGALDFLEKPITLQRLLKTISAALSRGRAPQAAPTAASTSAVPLEDELDAPSLSANAVEAPAASNGLLGSISLDQPLREARDAFERIYFEYHLVRESHSMTRVSEKTGLERTHLYRKLKQLGIESARKRST, encoded by the coding sequence ATGGCCAGAATTCTGGTGGTTGATGACGAAGTCGGCATACGCGAACTTCTGTCTGAGATCTTGTACGACGAAGGACACACGGTCGAACTGGCCGAAAACGCGGCGCAAGCCCGAGCCGCTCGTCTGCGGTCGCGTCCGGATCTGGTCTTGCTCGACATCTGGATGCCGGACACCGATGGCGTGAGCCTGCTGAAGGAATGGGGCTCGCAAGGCCTGCTCGACATGCCGGTCATCATGATGAGCGGGCACGCCACCATCGATACGGCCGTGGAGGCCACCCGCATCGGTGCCCTGGATTTCCTGGAAAAGCCGATCACCCTGCAGCGGTTGTTAAAAACTATTTCAGCGGCATTGTCGCGTGGCCGCGCCCCGCAGGCCGCTCCCACCGCTGCGTCGACCTCCGCCGTCCCGCTGGAAGACGAGCTCGATGCCCCTTCGCTGTCGGCCAATGCGGTGGAAGCGCCCGCGGCCAGCAACGGCCTGCTGGGCAGCATCTCGCTTGACCAGCCCTTGCGTGAGGCGCGCGACGCGTTCGAGCGTATCTATTTCGAATATCACCTGGTGCGCGAAAGCCATAGCATGACCCGGGTGTCCGAAAAGACCGGGCTCGAGCGCACGCACCTGTACCGCAAGCTCAAGCAACTGGGTATCGAGTCCGCGCGCAAGCGCAGCACATGA
- a CDS encoding sensor histidine kinase, whose amino-acid sequence MRFLLRMALVAGALAGVMLLGLLAWSTGNASRFARYYDALLVLNGVVALALFAWVVALTVKLVRQIRRRQFGARLTARFALAFTLIGVVPGALIYTLSVQFMSRSIESWFNVRVDSALEAGLNLGRAALDSLLADLDARARSMAPELNRTADRDIALALTRLREANGVQEAMVFTGGGRMIAFSTNQYGQLLPELPPPTVLNQLRLSRGYSAAEADDPLDRGGGGLHLRVVIPLVAPARFDSLTGPSSEPRWLQLIQPVPDQIAHNANRVQQGFRDYQELALSRLGLRKLYGITLTLALLVSVFTAIAVALSLSKRLVRPLLRLAAGTQAVGVGDYRPLPEPPERDEVGQLTRSFNAMTRQLDEARRMVESNRQQLERSNVYLESVLSNLSSGVLVFDEAFRVTTVNQGAQTILQADLRSVIGRPLETVEGMLPFAQVVRQAFAAHAAVGSERQHWQQQFEIQLTQATQAFAALSQAAQLDMPPVQDVAQNAAQPGMPQVPTPGSQTVTLLARGTHLRVDGRGNGYLVVFDDITELMSANRAVAWSEVARRLAHEIKNPLTPIQLSAERLAMKLADRLEPNDRRMLERSTNTIVDQVASLKHMVDDFREFARTPPAVMKRIDFNGLVGDVLTLYGWDPIEGVTRGHQNSLNLEVSLEPGLPAIEGDPTQLRQVIHNLLANARDAIADQQDGRVRVSTQLTRARQGDGSEQYALRFTVTDTGPGFSPQVMQRAFEPYVTTKAHGTGLGLAIVRKIVEEHGGRIDLANRREGGARVSILLTRLADGLDTLDATAQQQDNAATQ is encoded by the coding sequence ATGAGGTTCCTCCTGCGGATGGCGCTGGTCGCCGGCGCCCTGGCCGGCGTGATGTTGCTGGGCCTGCTGGCCTGGTCGACGGGCAATGCTTCACGCTTCGCGCGCTATTACGACGCGCTGCTGGTGCTCAATGGCGTGGTCGCCCTGGCTTTGTTCGCCTGGGTCGTCGCGCTGACCGTCAAGCTGGTACGGCAGATACGGCGCAGGCAATTCGGTGCCCGCCTGACGGCACGCTTCGCGTTGGCCTTCACGCTGATCGGCGTGGTGCCGGGTGCCCTGATCTACACCTTGTCGGTGCAGTTCATGTCGCGCTCCATCGAGTCCTGGTTCAATGTGCGCGTCGATAGCGCCCTGGAAGCCGGCCTGAACCTGGGCCGCGCCGCGCTCGACTCCCTGCTCGCGGACCTGGATGCGCGCGCCCGTTCCATGGCGCCGGAACTGAACCGCACCGCCGACAGGGATATCGCCCTTGCCCTGACCCGCTTGCGCGAGGCGAATGGCGTGCAGGAAGCCATGGTTTTCACGGGCGGCGGCCGCATGATCGCCTTCTCCACCAACCAGTACGGCCAATTGCTGCCGGAGCTGCCACCCCCCACCGTGTTGAACCAGTTGCGGCTGTCGCGCGGGTATTCGGCGGCGGAAGCCGACGACCCGTTGGACCGGGGCGGCGGCGGGCTGCATCTGCGCGTGGTCATCCCGCTGGTCGCCCCGGCCCGCTTCGACAGCCTGACGGGGCCGTCCAGCGAACCGCGCTGGCTGCAGCTGATACAGCCCGTGCCGGACCAGATCGCCCACAACGCCAACCGCGTGCAACAGGGCTTCCGCGATTACCAGGAACTGGCGCTTTCGCGGCTGGGGCTGCGCAAGCTGTATGGCATTACCTTGACGCTGGCGCTGCTGGTGTCGGTGTTCACCGCCATCGCCGTGGCTTTGTCGCTGTCCAAGCGCCTGGTGCGGCCGCTGTTGCGGCTGGCGGCCGGTACGCAGGCGGTGGGCGTGGGCGATTACCGACCGCTTCCCGAACCTCCGGAACGCGACGAGGTGGGCCAGCTTACCCGTTCGTTCAATGCCATGACACGGCAGTTGGACGAGGCCCGGCGCATGGTGGAAAGCAACCGGCAGCAGTTGGAGCGTTCCAATGTCTATCTGGAGAGCGTCCTTTCCAATCTGTCTTCCGGCGTGCTGGTGTTCGACGAAGCCTTCCGTGTGACCACGGTCAACCAGGGGGCGCAGACCATTCTTCAGGCCGACCTGCGATCCGTCATCGGGCGTCCGCTGGAAACGGTGGAGGGCATGCTGCCTTTCGCGCAGGTCGTGCGCCAGGCCTTCGCCGCGCATGCCGCGGTCGGTTCCGAACGCCAGCATTGGCAGCAGCAGTTCGAGATCCAGCTGACCCAGGCCACGCAGGCTTTCGCCGCGCTGTCGCAGGCGGCGCAGCTGGATATGCCACCGGTCCAGGACGTGGCGCAGAATGCCGCGCAACCCGGTATGCCGCAAGTTCCGACGCCGGGCTCGCAGACGGTGACCTTGCTGGCGCGCGGAACGCATCTGCGCGTGGACGGCCGCGGCAACGGCTACCTGGTCGTCTTCGACGACATTACCGAATTGATGTCGGCGAACCGGGCGGTGGCGTGGAGCGAAGTGGCCCGGCGCCTGGCGCACGAAATCAAGAATCCGCTCACGCCCATCCAGCTGTCCGCGGAACGGCTGGCCATGAAGCTGGCCGACCGGCTCGAACCGAATGACCGGCGCATGCTGGAGCGCTCGACCAACACCATCGTGGACCAGGTGGCCTCGCTCAAGCACATGGTCGACGACTTCCGTGAATTCGCCCGTACGCCGCCCGCGGTGATGAAGCGCATCGACTTCAACGGCCTGGTGGGAGATGTGCTGACGCTATACGGGTGGGACCCTATCGAAGGCGTCACGCGCGGGCACCAGAACTCCCTCAATCTCGAGGTCAGCCTGGAACCGGGCCTTCCCGCCATCGAAGGCGATCCCACGCAGTTGCGGCAGGTCATACACAATCTGCTGGCCAACGCCCGCGATGCCATTGCCGACCAGCAGGACGGCAGGGTCCGTGTTTCGACACAGTTGACGCGGGCCCGCCAGGGCGATGGCAGCGAGCAATATGCCCTGCGATTCACGGTCACCGATACCGGTCCGGGCTTTTCGCCGCAGGTCATGCAAAGAGCCTTCGAGCCCTACGTGACCACCAAGGCCCATGGGACTGGGTTAGGATTGGCAATTGTCCGGAAGATCGTGGAAGAGCACGGCGGGCGTATCGATCTGGCGAACCGGCGTGAAGGCGGGGCCCGCGTTTCGATACTGTTGACCCGCCTGGCGGACGGCCTCGATACTCTGGACGCAACCGCACAACAACAGGATAATGCGGCTACGCAATAG
- a CDS encoding DUF4390 domain-containing protein, protein MFMLTRLFSFLFVAALLSTWVGGAYAAEPKVLNIDPMIRNGKVEIDADVRFELNDQLREAAERGVPLYFTADLKITRSRWWWLDTTVADTSITWRIVYNALTRQWRAGVGELTLPVQSLDSAMDMVRHIRGWAVADAGDLSTGVRYQGQLRLRLDTSMLARPFQVNALNSSSWSVATPWADFDFAIAAGSGR, encoded by the coding sequence ATGTTCATGCTTACCCGCTTGTTTTCGTTCCTGTTCGTCGCCGCGCTCCTGTCTACCTGGGTGGGCGGCGCGTACGCGGCCGAACCTAAAGTCCTCAATATCGATCCGATGATCCGCAACGGCAAGGTGGAAATCGATGCCGATGTCCGCTTCGAGCTGAACGACCAGTTGCGCGAGGCGGCCGAGCGCGGCGTGCCGCTCTATTTCACGGCCGACCTGAAGATCACGCGGTCCCGCTGGTGGTGGCTGGACACCACGGTTGCCGACACCAGCATTACCTGGCGCATCGTCTATAACGCCTTGACGCGCCAGTGGCGCGCCGGAGTGGGCGAACTGACGCTGCCGGTCCAGTCGCTGGACTCCGCCATGGACATGGTGCGGCACATCCGCGGCTGGGCCGTGGCGGATGCGGGAGACCTGTCTACCGGCGTGCGCTACCAGGGCCAGTTGCGGCTGCGTCTGGACACCTCGATGCTGGCACGGCCGTTCCAGGTGAACGCGTTGAACAGCAGTTCCTGGTCTGTGGCCACGCCCTGGGCCGATTTCGACTTCGCCATCGCGGCGGGGAGCGGGCGATGA
- the rsmB gene encoding 16S rRNA (cytosine(967)-C(5))-methyltransferase RsmB, translated as MPETSPPPIPGAAPLRDLLAQSAAVTQAVLTGRSMTDAIAQVPAPLRAGTQALSFHAMRRLGEARVLRRILVPRTPPEPLADALLLVSLALLLPAPASGSGTAAGMPAYAPYTVVDQAVQAAADMPRLAGLKGLVNGALRAYLRDADGLQVQLARQVEARWNHPQWWVDKVRAAYPDDWEAVLAAANIPAPLTLRVNRRRAAREDVLAAFAGVGIAAEATGPSGVVLAQPRPVQRLPGFEEGWWSVQDAGAQMAAPLLGVADGMRVLDACSAPGGKTAHLLEMADVDLLALDADSARLQRVRDNLQRLRLESPRVTLQVADAAYLDAWWDGRPFDAVLADVPCTASGIVRRHPDIRWLRRADDVPRTVKLQARIVDALWRTVAPGGRLLYVTCSVFPEEGERQAAAFAARHDDARRLEAPGQLLPVAAAATAAGEHDGFFYALFAKAG; from the coding sequence ATGCCCGAAACTTCCCCACCCCCCATCCCGGGCGCCGCGCCGCTGCGTGATCTGCTTGCGCAGAGCGCCGCGGTCACGCAGGCTGTGCTCACCGGGCGATCCATGACCGACGCGATCGCGCAGGTTCCGGCGCCTTTGCGGGCGGGAACACAGGCGTTGTCCTTCCATGCCATGCGCAGGTTGGGCGAGGCCCGCGTCCTGCGCCGCATCCTGGTGCCCCGCACGCCGCCCGAACCGCTCGCCGATGCCTTGCTGCTGGTCAGCCTGGCGCTGTTGCTGCCCGCGCCGGCGTCCGGCAGCGGCACGGCGGCGGGCATGCCGGCCTACGCGCCCTATACGGTGGTGGACCAGGCCGTGCAGGCAGCGGCGGACATGCCGCGCCTGGCCGGCTTGAAGGGCCTGGTCAACGGTGCGCTGCGCGCCTATCTGCGCGATGCCGACGGGCTGCAGGTCCAATTGGCGCGGCAGGTCGAGGCGCGCTGGAACCATCCGCAATGGTGGGTGGACAAGGTGCGGGCAGCCTATCCGGACGACTGGGAAGCCGTGCTCGCCGCCGCCAACATACCGGCGCCGCTGACTTTAAGAGTCAACCGACGGCGCGCCGCGCGGGAAGACGTGCTGGCTGCCTTTGCTGGCGTCGGGATTGCCGCCGAGGCGACCGGGCCGAGCGGCGTCGTTCTGGCGCAGCCTCGGCCGGTACAGCGCCTGCCCGGCTTCGAGGAGGGCTGGTGGTCCGTGCAGGACGCCGGGGCGCAGATGGCGGCTCCGCTGCTGGGCGTCGCGGATGGCATGCGTGTGCTCGATGCCTGTTCAGCGCCGGGAGGCAAGACCGCCCATTTGCTGGAAATGGCCGATGTCGACCTGCTGGCCCTGGACGCGGATTCGGCCCGCCTGCAGCGGGTGCGGGACAATCTCCAGCGGCTGCGCCTGGAATCTCCACGCGTAACGCTCCAGGTTGCGGATGCCGCCTATCTGGACGCCTGGTGGGACGGGCGGCCTTTCGATGCCGTCCTGGCGGACGTGCCCTGTACGGCGTCCGGCATCGTGCGCAGGCATCCCGACATCCGCTGGTTGCGCCGCGCCGACGATGTCCCGCGCACGGTCAAGCTGCAGGCCCGCATTGTCGATGCGTTGTGGCGCACCGTGGCACCGGGCGGGCGCCTGCTGTACGTGACCTGTTCCGTGTTCCCCGAGGAGGGCGAGCGCCAGGCGGCCGCTTTCGCCGCCCGCCATGACGATGCCCGGCGGCTGGAGGCGCCGGGCCAGCTGTTGCCTGTTGCGGCGGCCGCCACGGCGGCGGGAGAGCATGACGGCTTTTTCTATGCCTTGTTTGCCAAGGCCGGCTGA
- a CDS encoding YbfB/YjiJ family MFS transporter — protein sequence MDDATALDDVSAPRTPPANAIWATLAAFCASLVGIGLARFAYTPLLPAIVGAHWFEAAAAAYLGAANLAGYLVGALAGRPFAARVPVATALRAMMLLATAAFLACAFPVSFAWFFGWRFLAGLAGGALMVLAAPAVLPHIPARRRGLAGGLIFMGVGVGIAASGTLVPLLLQDGLRDTWLALAGLSLVLTAIAWKGWPSRPAPTAAVPVAPHPARANDTTLRALYVEYALNAAGWVPHMIFLVDFVARGLGEGVARGSQYWVLFGIGATGGPILVGYLADRIGFKRALRLAFALQTIGVAIPAFHPAPAWLVVSSVVVGAFVTGTVPLVLGRVHELLAHQPARRDPAWRTATVAFALFQAMAAYGLSYVFARSGADYRLLFLAGTGAMVCAFMIDLLAGARERVQAARITGP from the coding sequence ATGGACGACGCCACCGCCCTGGATGATGTCAGTGCGCCGCGGACCCCGCCGGCGAATGCCATTTGGGCGACGCTGGCCGCCTTCTGCGCCAGCCTGGTGGGAATCGGGCTGGCGCGCTTCGCATATACCCCTTTGCTGCCCGCGATCGTGGGCGCGCACTGGTTCGAGGCCGCGGCGGCCGCCTACCTGGGCGCCGCCAACCTGGCCGGCTACCTGGTGGGGGCCCTGGCGGGAAGGCCGTTCGCGGCACGGGTGCCCGTGGCGACCGCACTGCGCGCGATGATGCTGCTGGCGACCGCGGCCTTCCTCGCCTGCGCTTTTCCGGTGTCGTTTGCGTGGTTCTTCGGCTGGCGTTTCCTGGCCGGTTTGGCGGGGGGCGCCTTGATGGTGCTTGCCGCGCCTGCGGTACTGCCTCATATACCGGCCCGGCGCCGTGGGCTGGCGGGCGGCCTGATCTTCATGGGCGTGGGCGTGGGTATCGCCGCCTCCGGCACGCTGGTGCCCTTGCTGCTGCAGGACGGCTTGCGCGATACCTGGCTGGCGCTCGCGGGGCTTTCCCTGGTCCTGACCGCCATTGCCTGGAAGGGCTGGCCGTCGCGGCCGGCGCCAACGGCTGCGGTGCCGGTCGCCCCGCATCCGGCGCGCGCCAATGACACGACGCTGCGCGCGCTCTACGTGGAGTACGCGCTGAACGCCGCGGGCTGGGTGCCGCACATGATCTTCCTTGTGGACTTCGTCGCGCGCGGCCTGGGCGAGGGCGTGGCCAGGGGCTCCCAATACTGGGTGCTGTTCGGCATCGGCGCCACCGGTGGTCCCATCCTGGTGGGCTATCTGGCGGACCGCATCGGCTTCAAGCGGGCCTTGCGCCTGGCTTTCGCCCTTCAAACCATAGGCGTGGCCATTCCTGCCTTCCATCCCGCTCCGGCATGGCTGGTGGTCTCCAGCGTGGTGGTGGGCGCATTTGTGACCGGCACCGTTCCGCTGGTGCTGGGCCGGGTGCACGAACTGCTCGCGCACCAGCCCGCCCGGCGCGATCCGGCCTGGCGGACCGCCACGGTGGCGTTCGCGCTGTTCCAGGCCATGGCCGCTTACGGCCTGTCGTACGTGTTCGCGCGCAGCGGCGCCGATTACAGGCTGTTGTTCCTCGCGGGGACCGGCGCCATGGTGTGCGCGTTTATGATCGACCTGCTGGCCGGCGCGCGTGAGCGTGTGCAGGCCGCGCGTATTACCGGCCCATAG
- a CDS encoding LysR substrate-binding domain-containing protein, with protein MEIADLKTLEAVARHGSMNRAAVELHTVQSNVTARIRSLEESLGVVLFQRHARGVTATPAAERLLPFAGRIRRLLAEAQAAARDDGDPNGQLQLGGLETTTALRLAPLLSLFAKTYPQVRLVISAGTTAGLSREVVACGLDGAFVAGPINHPDLVQETMFTEELVMVTSPSIRSLRALANVGDVKTIVFQMGCSYRLRLEAILAEMGMIAAKPLEFGSLDTIVSCVAAGVGVTLLPRGVVAAAAKAGKVAIHRLPPEQARVQTVFIRRRDGYVSSALTAFLDIARNGGALREAA; from the coding sequence ATGGAAATCGCAGATCTGAAGACACTGGAAGCCGTCGCCCGGCACGGCAGCATGAACCGCGCCGCCGTCGAGCTGCACACCGTCCAATCCAACGTCACCGCGCGCATAAGGTCTTTGGAGGAATCCCTGGGCGTGGTGTTGTTCCAGCGCCATGCGCGGGGCGTCACGGCAACCCCTGCGGCTGAGCGCCTGCTTCCGTTCGCCGGCCGCATCCGGCGGCTGCTTGCCGAAGCGCAGGCGGCGGCGCGCGACGATGGCGATCCCAACGGGCAGCTGCAGCTCGGTGGACTCGAAACCACCACGGCGCTGCGGCTTGCTCCCCTGCTAAGCCTTTTCGCCAAGACCTATCCGCAGGTGCGGCTGGTCATCAGCGCTGGAACGACGGCCGGGCTTTCGCGCGAGGTGGTGGCCTGCGGATTGGACGGCGCCTTTGTCGCCGGCCCCATCAACCATCCGGACCTGGTCCAGGAAACGATGTTCACGGAAGAACTGGTCATGGTCACTTCCCCTTCCATTCGCTCCCTGCGCGCGCTCGCGAATGTCGGCGACGTGAAAACCATCGTGTTCCAGATGGGTTGCTCCTACCGCCTGCGGCTGGAAGCCATCCTGGCGGAGATGGGCATGATCGCCGCCAAGCCGCTGGAGTTCGGCTCGCTCGACACTATCGTCAGCTGCGTCGCGGCCGGCGTCGGCGTCACCCTGCTGCCGCGCGGCGTCGTTGCGGCCGCCGCCAAGGCAGGCAAGGTGGCGATACACCGCCTGCCGCCCGAGCAAGCCAGGGTACAGACCGTGTTCATTCGCCGCCGCGACGGCTATGTCTCCAGCGCGCTGACCGCATTTCTTGACATCGCCCGCAACGGCGGCGCCTTGCGGGAGGCGGCGTAG
- a CDS encoding MipA/OmpV family protein yields MESQSKGLRHGAVSVALQRVQAARMALWAASSLLAAGAVNAQNSVGLGVGVVPEYTGAKDYHAVPVLELSYRRGAFFIDTSDGLPALGLQRDLGQDWQAGVFVGMRLGRDADDHDRLEGLDDIDAHGTVGTFLRWRPGPWRISTTLTQALHAGYGTRVQLNGSYAIWDAGRNTVRLGAETTWGSHDDMSRWFGVTTAEAARSEAGLGRYSAGAGFRSATLYANWRYAIDPRWTLSTSLGIRTLLGDARDSPIVERRTAPYGAVGISYRF; encoded by the coding sequence ATGGAAAGCCAATCAAAAGGACTGCGCCACGGCGCTGTGTCAGTGGCACTGCAGCGGGTGCAGGCAGCGCGGATGGCGCTGTGGGCCGCGTCGTCGCTGCTGGCGGCCGGCGCCGTCAATGCGCAGAACAGCGTGGGGCTGGGCGTGGGCGTCGTGCCGGAGTACACGGGCGCGAAGGATTATCACGCGGTCCCGGTGCTGGAGCTGTCTTACCGGCGTGGCGCATTCTTCATCGACACCAGCGACGGCCTGCCCGCGCTGGGCCTGCAGCGCGATCTGGGCCAGGACTGGCAGGCGGGGGTTTTCGTGGGGATGCGCCTGGGGCGGGACGCCGACGACCACGATCGCCTGGAGGGATTGGACGATATCGACGCGCATGGGACCGTCGGCACCTTCCTGCGGTGGCGGCCGGGCCCCTGGCGTATCAGCACGACACTGACCCAGGCGCTGCATGCCGGCTACGGCACCCGCGTGCAGCTCAACGGTTCCTATGCAATCTGGGACGCCGGCCGCAACACCGTGCGCCTGGGCGCGGAGACCACCTGGGGCAGCCATGACGATATGTCCCGCTGGTTCGGCGTCACCACCGCGGAGGCCGCGCGCAGCGAGGCCGGCCTGGGCCGCTATTCGGCAGGGGCCGGCTTTCGCTCGGCCACGCTCTACGCCAACTGGCGCTATGCCATCGATCCCCGGTGGACCCTATCGACTTCCCTGGGCATACGCACCTTGCTCGGCGATGCCCGCGACAGCCCGATTGTGGAGCGTCGAACTGCGCCGTACGGGGCGGTGGGAATCAGTTATCGGTTTTGA